A stretch of the Oceanicola sp. D3 genome encodes the following:
- a CDS encoding chemotaxis protein CheD has translation MHVAQGEFGVSGDPEMMLTTILGSCVSVCLWDRQSRLGGMNHILLPGGGGTDLYQAAAGANAMELLINGMLKAGARRECLEAKVFGGARMIKASSDIGARNGAFVTEFLEREHIPLTGQSLGGTLGRRVQFWPENGRARQMLIAKFEEPVAAPAQEKAAADDALELF, from the coding sequence ATGCACGTCGCGCAGGGCGAGTTTGGGGTTTCTGGAGACCCCGAGATGATGCTGACCACTATCCTCGGCAGTTGCGTTTCCGTGTGCCTTTGGGACCGCCAGTCGCGTTTGGGGGGGATGAACCACATTCTCTTGCCCGGCGGTGGCGGCACCGATTTGTATCAGGCCGCCGCGGGTGCCAATGCAATGGAACTTCTCATCAATGGCATGCTCAAGGCCGGTGCCAGGCGCGAATGCCTCGAAGCAAAAGTGTTCGGCGGGGCACGAATGATCAAGGCAAGCTCCGACATCGGCGCACGCAATGGGGCCTTCGTGACAGAGTTTCTGGAGCGCGAGCATATTCCGCTTACCGGTCAGTCGCTGGGTGGAACGCTGGGGCGTCGTGTTCAGTTTTGGCCGGAAAACGGGCGGGCCCGGCAAATGTTGATTGCCAAGTTTGAAGAACCCGTTGCCGCCCCAGCGCAAGAAAAAGCCGCGGCGGATGACGCGCTCGAATTGTTTTGA
- a CDS encoding response regulator gives MSLREKLHVMVVDDMSTSRGLILQALDAMGVTNVRYTADGNAAMAELEKKPAHLVISDYNMPGMDGLHLLKALRTHARLKGIGFILITGKADKQIIDTGRALGMNNFIKKPFQPKDLHACMEAVVGRL, from the coding sequence ATGTCCCTCCGAGAAAAGCTCCACGTCATGGTTGTAGACGATATGTCCACAAGTCGCGGCCTGATCCTTCAGGCTCTTGATGCGATGGGTGTCACCAACGTGCGCTACACCGCTGATGGCAACGCCGCCATGGCCGAACTAGAGAAAAAGCCGGCCCATCTTGTCATCTCCGACTACAACATGCCGGGGATGGATGGCCTGCACCTGCTCAAGGCCCTGCGCACCCATGCAAGGTTGAAAGGCATCGGCTTCATCCTGATCACCGGAAAGGCGGACAAGCAGATCATCGACACCGGCCGGGCCCTCGGGATGAACAACTTCATCAAGAAGCCATTTCAGCCAAAGGATCTCCATGCCTGCATGGAAGCCGTGGTGGGCCGCCTATGA
- a CDS encoding protein-glutamate O-methyltransferase CheR, which produces MSTAQAISPARVAQQAGVEAPEPMSPEKRAQFDAIAGMARDAAGLNIVPEKAAMVFSRIGKRLRALKLSGVDDYIALLQGPEAGEEREHLISALTTNVTSFFRENHHFEHFAARHLPKLIEKARAGERVRLWSAACSSGQEPYSLAMVVLEQFPDAQRHDLKILATDVDQQILAAARAATYAPDLVAPLKTGGRDRFLHPVEGGDMRVSDDVRSLVSFRHLNLMGDWPMRGKFDAIFCRNVMIYFDQPTQNRLIYRFADICAFNAVLYLGHSERIDPAAGAPFCQVGQTTFAFDSTAHPPVSPRPSAHQE; this is translated from the coding sequence GTGAGCACAGCCCAAGCCATATCTCCCGCGCGCGTGGCGCAGCAGGCCGGTGTGGAAGCGCCAGAGCCGATGTCGCCAGAAAAACGCGCCCAGTTTGACGCGATCGCGGGCATGGCCCGCGATGCTGCCGGGCTGAATATTGTCCCCGAGAAGGCGGCGATGGTTTTTTCACGGATCGGCAAGCGGCTTCGCGCCCTGAAGCTTTCAGGGGTGGATGATTACATCGCCCTGTTGCAGGGTCCGGAGGCCGGTGAGGAACGCGAGCATCTGATCTCGGCCCTGACAACGAATGTCACCAGCTTCTTCCGCGAAAACCATCACTTCGAACATTTTGCTGCCCGGCATTTGCCTAAGCTCATTGAGAAGGCCCGCGCAGGCGAGCGGGTGAGGCTCTGGTCTGCCGCCTGTTCCTCCGGGCAGGAGCCCTACAGCCTCGCCATGGTGGTGCTCGAGCAGTTCCCCGATGCCCAACGTCACGACCTGAAGATCCTTGCCACAGACGTTGATCAGCAAATCCTCGCCGCGGCCCGTGCCGCAACCTATGCACCGGATCTTGTGGCCCCACTCAAAACCGGCGGGCGGGATCGCTTTCTGCATCCGGTTGAGGGAGGCGATATGAGGGTGTCCGACGACGTCCGCAGCCTGGTGTCTTTCCGCCACCTCAATCTCATGGGCGACTGGCCGATGAGGGGCAAGTTCGATGCGATCTTCTGTCGAAACGTGATGATCTATTTCGACCAACCCACGCAAAACCGGCTGATCTACCGTTTTGCCGACATCTGTGCCTTCAACGCTGTCCTCTATCTCGGGCATTCCGAGCGGATCGATCCGGCGGCCGGTGCCCCGTTTTGTCAGGTGGGCCAAACGACCTTCGCTTTCGATTCAACGGCCCACCCCCCAGTTTCGCCGCGCCCAAGCGCCCATCAGGAGTAA
- a CDS encoding chemotaxis protein CheW translates to MTQTDDNAQDPTRQELLSFHVGAQEYSIDIISVREIRSWTEATPLPHAPPYVRGVINLRGTVLPIIDLAKRLSIPAGEKNERNVIVVVQSGDNTVGLLVDAVSDIFAVSEAELQAPPDMSSDGSLKCVRALTIHEERMLRVLDLAAVLPNIDAEAA, encoded by the coding sequence GTGACACAAACCGATGACAACGCCCAAGACCCCACCCGCCAGGAGTTGCTCAGCTTTCACGTTGGCGCGCAGGAGTATTCGATCGACATCATCTCGGTGCGCGAGATCCGCAGCTGGACAGAGGCCACCCCCCTGCCCCATGCCCCGCCCTATGTGCGCGGTGTCATCAACCTGCGCGGCACGGTGCTGCCAATCATAGACCTCGCCAAACGCCTCAGCATCCCCGCAGGTGAAAAGAACGAGCGAAATGTCATCGTCGTGGTCCAATCCGGCGACAATACCGTTGGCCTGCTGGTTGACGCGGTTTCTGATATCTTCGCCGTCTCGGAGGCTGAGCTGCAGGCCCCGCCGGACATGTCCAGCGACGGATCTTTGAAATGCGTCCGCGCGCTCACGATCCATGAAGAGCGCATGCTACGCGTGCTTGATCTGGCCGCCGTTCTGCCCAACATTGATGCCGAGGCCGCGTGA
- a CDS encoding chemotaxis protein CheA, producing the protein MSETDPMAEIRASFFIECEELLESLQDGLTAMDDGDTDAETINVCFRAVHSIKGGAGAFGLEELVRFAHRFETVMDEIRNGRLEPTRDTIALFFRGADVLYDIVRASRDGETLDKATTEAVLGDLEALVGGVIEEEEAEEEIDFAPMTLSLDPLDAEEEPEAADASTAPAIHVRFHPTAELFASGNEPRHMLAALGDFGEVTTTCDISNLPPLADLVPEESAIGWEVQIAGSAQKDEVAEIFEFVDGLCELSIEQTGTPSAGLPNLDTIVIPGTVDDGEAPGTASEEDSESEPEPEPMSEMPAPEAPPAPTPAAAKPAPATKPPSGAAKDGKQSAAGAKATVRVDLDRIERLVNLVGELVINQAMLSQSVAEAGIPANSTVASGLEEFLQLTRDIQESVMMIRAQPVKSLFQRMSRIVRESSSMVGKSVRFITDGEQTEIDKTVIERLADPLTHMVRNAVDHGLETTEGRIAAGKPADGVVTLTAAHKSGRVVLEIKDDGGGINRDVVKAKAEEKGLIPPGVPMQDQEIDNLLFLPGFSTAKEVSDLSGRGVGMDVVRSSIQALGGRVTITSEPGVGTTFSISLPLTLAVLDGMVVEAGGEILVVPLGSISETLTLQSSDMEQLGAGTQLVRIREEFVPILDMAVQLGFRTPLDSYEGSSVLLITMEDNTRSALVVERIVEQRQVVIKGLQESYGRVPGIAAATILGNGRIALILDPADLIASAGTSRNMQTFDLAG; encoded by the coding sequence ATGTCCGAAACAGATCCGATGGCCGAAATCCGGGCCAGCTTCTTCATCGAATGCGAAGAACTGCTCGAAAGCCTGCAAGACGGGCTGACCGCGATGGACGATGGCGACACAGACGCCGAAACCATCAACGTTTGCTTCCGTGCGGTGCATTCTATCAAAGGCGGTGCCGGGGCCTTCGGGCTGGAAGAGCTGGTGCGCTTCGCTCACCGGTTTGAAACCGTGATGGACGAAATCCGCAATGGCCGGCTGGAGCCCACACGAGACACCATCGCCCTCTTCTTCCGCGGTGCCGATGTGCTTTACGATATCGTCCGCGCTTCCCGCGATGGTGAAACCCTCGACAAGGCCACCACCGAAGCGGTTCTGGGCGATCTCGAAGCGCTGGTCGGTGGCGTTATCGAGGAGGAAGAAGCCGAAGAAGAGATCGACTTCGCTCCGATGACGCTCTCCCTCGATCCGCTGGACGCAGAGGAAGAGCCGGAGGCGGCAGATGCCTCTACCGCCCCGGCCATCCACGTGCGGTTTCACCCCACTGCCGAACTCTTCGCCTCGGGCAACGAACCACGCCACATGCTGGCCGCCTTGGGTGATTTCGGTGAAGTCACCACCACCTGCGACATCTCAAACCTCCCGCCCCTCGCCGATCTGGTGCCCGAAGAGAGCGCCATCGGCTGGGAGGTGCAAATCGCCGGCAGCGCTCAAAAGGACGAGGTTGCCGAAATCTTCGAATTCGTGGACGGCTTGTGCGAACTCTCGATCGAGCAAACCGGCACCCCATCCGCAGGCCTGCCAAACCTCGACACCATCGTCATTCCCGGCACGGTCGATGATGGCGAGGCACCGGGCACAGCATCGGAGGAAGACTCCGAGTCAGAACCGGAGCCCGAGCCAATGAGTGAAATGCCAGCCCCAGAGGCCCCGCCCGCGCCCACTCCCGCAGCCGCAAAACCGGCCCCCGCCACCAAACCGCCCTCGGGCGCTGCAAAGGACGGCAAGCAATCCGCCGCCGGGGCCAAGGCCACCGTCCGGGTTGACCTCGACCGCATCGAGCGGCTGGTCAACCTCGTCGGCGAGTTGGTCATCAATCAGGCCATGCTGAGCCAGAGCGTCGCCGAAGCGGGGATTCCGGCAAATTCCACCGTCGCATCAGGGCTGGAAGAGTTCCTGCAACTCACCCGCGACATCCAGGAAAGCGTGATGATGATCCGCGCCCAACCGGTCAAATCGCTGTTCCAGCGCATGAGCCGGATCGTGCGCGAAAGTTCCTCAATGGTCGGCAAATCCGTGCGCTTCATCACCGATGGCGAGCAAACGGAAATCGACAAAACCGTGATCGAGCGGCTCGCTGATCCGCTCACCCATATGGTCCGCAACGCGGTCGATCACGGGCTTGAAACCACCGAGGGGCGCATCGCCGCCGGCAAGCCCGCCGATGGTGTTGTTACCCTAACAGCGGCGCACAAGTCCGGTCGCGTGGTGCTGGAAATCAAGGACGATGGCGGCGGCATCAACCGCGACGTGGTCAAGGCCAAGGCCGAGGAAAAGGGCCTGATCCCACCCGGCGTGCCCATGCAGGACCAGGAGATTGATAACCTCCTCTTCCTGCCCGGCTTTTCCACCGCAAAAGAAGTCTCCGACCTCTCCGGTCGCGGTGTCGGCATGGATGTCGTGCGCAGCTCGATCCAGGCCCTCGGCGGGCGCGTCACTATCACTTCGGAGCCGGGCGTTGGCACGACCTTCTCCATATCGCTGCCCCTTACCCTCGCTGTGCTGGACGGGATGGTCGTCGAAGCCGGAGGCGAGATCCTCGTGGTGCCGCTCGGCTCGATCTCCGAAACCCTGACGCTTCAGTCCAGCGACATGGAACAGCTCGGCGCAGGCACCCAGCTTGTGCGCATCCGTGAAGAGTTCGTCCCGATCCTCGACATGGCGGTGCAACTCGGCTTCCGCACCCCGCTCGACAGCTACGAGGGCAGCTCGGTGCTGCTCATAACGATGGAAGATAACACCCGCTCCGCTCTGGTGGTGGAACGGATCGTCGAGCAACGCCAGGTCGTCATCAAAGGGCTGCAGGAAAGTTATGGCCGCGTGCCCGGTATCGCGGCGGCCACAATTCTCGGCAATGGCCGCATCGCCCTCATCCTCGACCCGGCGGATCTGATCGCCTCGGCGGGCACCTCCCGCAATATGCAAACCTTCGATCTTGCAGGATAA
- a CDS encoding response regulator has product MSLSILAVDDSRTIRDMLKLALSQAGFAPQVAEDGLHGLEVLEDMVDDGTPPDAIITDINMPRMDGFGFIDAVRAKDQHRAVPILVLSTESADELKARARTSGATGWIVKPFDPVKLVRAINMVAGKGAA; this is encoded by the coding sequence ATGAGCCTTTCCATTTTGGCGGTGGATGACAGCCGCACCATCCGCGACATGCTCAAGCTCGCCCTCTCCCAGGCCGGGTTTGCCCCGCAGGTGGCCGAAGACGGGCTGCACGGGTTGGAAGTGCTGGAAGATATGGTCGATGACGGCACGCCGCCCGATGCGATCATCACGGACATCAACATGCCCCGGATGGATGGGTTCGGCTTCATCGACGCCGTGCGCGCCAAGGATCAGCACCGCGCCGTGCCCATTCTCGTGCTCTCCACCGAGAGCGCCGATGAGTTGAAGGCCCGCGCCCGCACCTCCGGCGCAACCGGATGGATCGTCAAGCCCTTCGATCCGGTCAAACTGGTGCGCGCCATCAACATGGTCGCAGGCAAAGGAGCTGCATGA
- a CDS encoding STAS domain-containing protein: MSDASLRLPLPARLDLPAAAPLRDELLGHAGKPLVLDASACESLGTPGLQVLLSAAKSWREAGVSLSVDALSEECAAQLAIFGLTADDLCSKELAA; the protein is encoded by the coding sequence ATGAGCGATGCCAGTCTACGCCTGCCGCTTCCCGCGCGGCTCGATCTGCCCGCCGCCGCCCCGCTGCGCGATGAGTTGCTCGGTCATGCCGGCAAGCCGCTCGTGCTTGATGCCAGCGCCTGCGAAAGCCTGGGCACGCCCGGCCTGCAAGTGCTGCTCTCTGCCGCCAAGAGCTGGCGAGAGGCCGGGGTGAGCCTGTCGGTGGATGCGTTGAGCGAGGAATGCGCGGCGCAGCTCGCCATTTTCGGGCTCACCGCCGATGACCTTTGCAGCAAGGAGCTCGCCGCATGA
- a CDS encoding glucokinase — protein MTAAALIADIGGTNTRLALAHGRELDVASIKRFRNADFANFEAVVAAYLPQVGTPAIDGACVAAAGPVVDGVAELTNIDWTLDIPTITRAAGTSHVALLNDLQAPGHAIGHIAPEGLVPVIPAAQPAAPEATALVVNVGTGFNAVPVHATPAGRFVPPSESGHVNLPIRTEADLRLSHYVDDSHGFPAVEEVLSGRGLENVYHWHCAETGAAPELRGSDIIAAAEGGTSPQAVAAVQTFLRFLGTVSGNLALEHLPFGGVFLVGGVAVGLERLLGTGAFAEGFRDKGRFAGFMGDFSVTLVRDDRAPLIGCANHLHELHTA, from the coding sequence ATGACCGCAGCCGCGCTGATCGCCGATATCGGCGGCACCAACACCCGCCTTGCACTGGCCCACGGGCGCGAGCTGGACGTGGCCAGCATCAAGCGCTTTCGCAATGCCGATTTCGCCAATTTCGAGGCGGTGGTGGCCGCCTATCTGCCGCAGGTCGGCACGCCGGCCATTGATGGTGCCTGCGTGGCCGCGGCCGGGCCGGTGGTCGATGGGGTGGCAGAGCTGACCAACATTGATTGGACGCTCGATATCCCCACCATTACCCGGGCGGCAGGCACTTCGCATGTGGCGCTGCTGAACGATCTTCAGGCCCCCGGCCATGCCATTGGCCATATCGCCCCCGAGGGCCTTGTGCCGGTGATCCCCGCGGCTCAGCCTGCTGCGCCTGAGGCAACCGCGCTCGTGGTCAACGTCGGCACGGGCTTCAACGCGGTGCCCGTTCATGCCACCCCCGCAGGCCGCTTCGTGCCACCCTCCGAGAGTGGCCATGTCAACCTGCCGATCCGCACCGAGGCCGACCTTCGGCTGTCGCATTACGTGGATGACAGTCACGGCTTTCCCGCGGTTGAAGAGGTGCTTTCGGGGCGCGGGCTGGAGAACGTTTATCATTGGCATTGCGCCGAAACCGGGGCCGCGCCCGAGCTGCGTGGCAGCGATATCATTGCAGCGGCTGAGGGCGGCACGAGCCCGCAGGCGGTGGCAGCGGTGCAGACCTTCCTGCGCTTTCTGGGCACGGTTTCAGGCAATCTCGCGCTGGAGCATCTGCCATTCGGCGGGGTCTTTCTGGTCGGCGGTGTGGCCGTTGGGCTTGAACGGCTGCTGGGCACCGGTGCCTTTGCCGAGGGCTTCCGTGACAAGGGCCGGTTTGCCGGCTTCATGGGTGATTTTTCGGTCACACTGGTGCGCGATGACAGGGCTCCGCTGATCGGCTGTGCCAACCATCTGCACGAGCTTCACACCGCCTGA